The Epinephelus lanceolatus isolate andai-2023 chromosome 8, ASM4190304v1, whole genome shotgun sequence genome includes a window with the following:
- the spsb1 gene encoding SPRY domain-containing SOCS box protein 1 has translation MGQKVPGGIKTIDMRDPAFSPLKLELQALSHTKPSRLDLLLDMPPAGVDVQVQHSWNNDDRSLNIFVKDDNKLVFHRHPVAQSTDAIRGRVGYTRGLHVWEISWAMRQRGTHAVVGVATSDAPLHSVGYTALVGSNAESWGWDLCRSKLYHDGKNHPGITYPAFLEPDDTFIIPDSLLVVLDMDEGTLGYIVDGHYLGVAFRGLKGRKLYPVVSAVWGHCEIRIRYINGLDPEPLSLMDLCRRSVRVALGRDRLSEIHRLPLPASLKNYLLYQ, from the exons ATGGGGCAGAAAGTCCCAGGTGGCATTAAAACCATTGATATGCGGGATCCAGCGTTCAGCCCCCTGAAGCTGGAGCTACAGGCCCTGAGTCACACCAAGCCGTCTCGACTGGATCTGCTGCTGGACATGCCACCCGCCGGTGTGGACGTCCAGGTCCAGCACTCGTGGAACAATGACGACCGTTCCCTCAACATCTTTGTCAAGGACGACAACAAGCTGGTATTTCACAGGCACCCCGTGGCGCAGAGCACGGACGCCATCCGGGGCCGTGTTGGCTACACGAGGGGACTGCACGTGTGGGAGATCAGCTGGGCTATGCGTCAGAGGGGAACGCACGCTGTGGTCGGAGTGGCTACAAGTGACGCCCCGCTACACTCTGTGGGCTACACGGCTTTGGTAGGAAGCAATGCCGAGTCCTGGGGCTGGGACCTGTGCAGGAGTAAACTCTACCACGACGGCAAGAATCACCCAGGAATAACCTACCCTGCCTTCCTCGAGCCAGACGACACCTTCATAATACCAGACTCCCTCTTAGTAGTCTTGGACATGGATGAGGGGACGCTGGGTTACATAGTGGATGGACATTATCTAGGGGTAGCATTCAGAGGACTTAAGGGCAGGAAGCTGTACCCAGTGGTGAGCGCCGTGTGGGGACACTGTGAAATAAGAATCCGGTACATAAATGGACTTGATC CCGAACCCCTCTCTCTGATGGACCTGTGTAGGCGCTCAGTGAGGGTGGCATTAGGACGAGACCGTCTGAGTGAAATCCATAGACTGCCCCTGCCGGCCTCTCTCAAGAACTACCTGCTCTACCAATGA
- the LOC117257757 gene encoding glycine N-acyltransferase-like protein 2 isoform X1, which yields MIPDICTVFTKNPETLQSLLLNERVVNWRSGLIFRGILNSHCHLIKELASLGGLDITEYGGYNTFIYSSLQNRHRQEKVLLLPISTLDESHAELVDTHLPYGGSQESLNHVRACIRHLPNHCVTDETGRPMSWMLSDELCELRMAYTLPEYRRAGHLLALSQALIRRMGSAGLPVYCHVNQQNQATINAVTSLGFSTCPSMEEISVLLILLRGCSALESLVHF from the exons ATGATTCCTGACATCTGCACTGTCTTCACCAAGAACCCAGAAACTCTGCAAAGTCTGCTGCTTAATGAGAGAGTCGTAAACTGGAGGAGCGGACTCATATTCAGAG GTATTCTTAACTCACACTGCCATCTCATCAAAGAGCTCGCCTCTCTCGGTGGGCTTGATATCACAGAATATGGGGGTTATAACACCTTCATCTACAGCAGCCTGCAGAATAGGCACAGGCAAGA GAAGGTGTTGCTGCTGCCAATTTCCACTCTGGACGAATCCCACGCGGAGCTCGTTGACACACACTTGCCTTACGGAGGCAGCCAGGAGAGCCTCAACCACGTGAGAGCCTGTATCCGCCATCTGCCAAACCACTGTGTGACGGATGAGACGGGCCGGCCTATGTCCTGGATGCTGTCTGATGAGCTGTGTGAGCTGAGGATGGCTTACACCCTACCAGAGTACAGACGGGCCGGTCACCTCCTGGCTCTGTCTCAGGCTCTGATCCGCAGGATGGGCTCTGCGGGTTTACCCGTCTACTGCCACGTCAACCAACAGAACCAGGCCACCATTAACGCTGTGACCTCACtcggcttctctacgtgtcccAGTATGGAGGAGATCTCAGTGCTGCTAATAT TACTCAGGGGATGCAGCGCTTTAGAGAGTTTAGTCCATTTCTGA
- the LOC117257757 gene encoding glycine N-acyltransferase-like protein 2 isoform X2, translating into MTFALKDGSQRCNDCILNSHCHLIKELASLGGLDITEYGGYNTFIYSSLQNRHRQEKVLLLPISTLDESHAELVDTHLPYGGSQESLNHVRACIRHLPNHCVTDETGRPMSWMLSDELCELRMAYTLPEYRRAGHLLALSQALIRRMGSAGLPVYCHVNQQNQATINAVTSLGFSTCPSMEEISVLLILLRGCSALESLVHF; encoded by the exons ATGACATTTGCATTGAAAGACGGGAGCCAACGATGCAATGATT GTATTCTTAACTCACACTGCCATCTCATCAAAGAGCTCGCCTCTCTCGGTGGGCTTGATATCACAGAATATGGGGGTTATAACACCTTCATCTACAGCAGCCTGCAGAATAGGCACAGGCAAGA GAAGGTGTTGCTGCTGCCAATTTCCACTCTGGACGAATCCCACGCGGAGCTCGTTGACACACACTTGCCTTACGGAGGCAGCCAGGAGAGCCTCAACCACGTGAGAGCCTGTATCCGCCATCTGCCAAACCACTGTGTGACGGATGAGACGGGCCGGCCTATGTCCTGGATGCTGTCTGATGAGCTGTGTGAGCTGAGGATGGCTTACACCCTACCAGAGTACAGACGGGCCGGTCACCTCCTGGCTCTGTCTCAGGCTCTGATCCGCAGGATGGGCTCTGCGGGTTTACCCGTCTACTGCCACGTCAACCAACAGAACCAGGCCACCATTAACGCTGTGACCTCACtcggcttctctacgtgtcccAGTATGGAGGAGATCTCAGTGCTGCTAATAT TACTCAGGGGATGCAGCGCTTTAGAGAGTTTAGTCCATTTCTGA